The following proteins come from a genomic window of Pseudomonadota bacterium:
- the murB gene encoding UDP-N-acetylmuramate dehydrogenase, whose protein sequence is MGEPQATSYKQIFDESLLAPVSAAVKGRVRQGVSAATLTTFGVGGLIRALVTVESLEELMQVQELLFDAQQPVRVIGNGSNLLISDCGLNAWIIRLGAGFKTSERSRLNEFEVGAAALLMPFARRVSDDGYSGLEFAAGIPASIGGAVFMNAGAHGAEIGERVVRVHGVLPNGVERVWQRAELVWSYRFSGLPSGATITSVVFSLTAGDPVAIAKSCSDNLAERRTRQPLALPSAGSVFKNPSPEQPAGKLLEQAGLKGYRIGGAQVSELHANWIVNPGKGASAADIANLIQLCRERVSESSGIELEPEVKIWF, encoded by the coding sequence ATGGGCGAGCCGCAAGCCACAAGCTATAAGCAGATATTCGACGAGAGCTTACTGGCGCCCGTAAGTGCCGCGGTTAAGGGACGGGTACGCCAGGGGGTTTCTGCGGCGACCCTTACAACTTTTGGGGTGGGGGGACTAATCCGTGCGCTTGTAACGGTCGAGTCGCTTGAGGAGCTGATGCAGGTACAGGAGCTACTATTTGATGCGCAGCAGCCAGTTCGCGTAATCGGTAACGGTAGTAATTTGCTCATATCGGATTGTGGGCTTAACGCCTGGATTATTCGGCTAGGTGCTGGATTTAAAACAAGTGAACGTAGCAGGCTAAACGAATTTGAGGTTGGGGCGGCGGCGTTACTAATGCCATTTGCTCGACGGGTCTCGGATGATGGATATTCCGGTCTTGAGTTCGCAGCCGGCATTCCGGCTTCAATCGGGGGTGCCGTATTTATGAACGCAGGGGCGCACGGTGCTGAGATAGGCGAACGTGTCGTGCGTGTGCACGGCGTACTTCCGAACGGTGTGGAGCGGGTATGGCAGCGTGCTGAGCTTGTTTGGAGCTATCGATTCTCAGGGCTGCCTAGTGGTGCAACCATCACATCGGTGGTTTTTAGCTTAACCGCAGGTGACCCAGTTGCCATAGCAAAGAGTTGTAGCGATAACCTAGCCGAGCGCCGCACTAGACAGCCCTTAGCGCTACCCTCGGCGGGCTCAGTTTTTAAGAATCCAAGCCCCGAGCAGCCCGCAGGCAAGCTACTCGAACAGGCTGGGCTTAAGGGGTATCGAATCGGCGGAGCGCAGGTGTCTGAGCTGCACGCTAACTGGATCGTTAATCCGGGTAAGGGGGCTAGTGCAGCCGACATTGCAAATCTAATTCAGCTCTGCCGGGAGCGAGTTAGTGAGAGCTCTGGAATCGAGCTTGAACCAGAGGTAAAGATCTGGTTCTAG
- a CDS encoding DUF2079 domain-containing protein, producing MVLDILPKLQTRLRSLQLLIPAPLLVAYYLGLPLKLIVGISFVTVGIVLYRKPSDSTAGNTSVRSLLCLLSLYPIVVFLVQVSRWHNGTQGVDFAIFSQVVHNFSSKNELQTSLIDGQWHHFLTHHFSPYLYVVGFIDKVFNNPELLLLALHSLTITSIVSMIFLIAFNLSRDIRVAALLATLSILLPAPRIGLLWEVRDEIFALPFLLAAFLFFLRGEHMRAVICLVATMFFKETLLVASTSFCIMALAISYLNDAPNQRRTRLLYGGCFLFGCAGFLLYTKVLPGWLFWSTFNPLSRVSTISQLLDPNLLRAKIWWLTTIIAPITPLLLLAFVKARSSTVRDYREYLVRPLLFLLPAAPFVGMILVSNSDGMSNPYNYYSILPALLITVGIFTSLRTVSTELKLVALLFCCLIASFIGPRIRIPKEIKTALMQESPVQRLRQIIPPTAVVLTGDWDAALFIRQRQVMRLYHANKNIMRFDFIVLRKTSPSNSSVIRLSKYLLAWSEPCYEDEVWLVRCAFNSAKPRAR from the coding sequence ATGGTCTTAGATATACTGCCTAAGTTGCAGACACGGCTGCGGTCCCTGCAATTATTGATTCCAGCACCTCTTTTGGTCGCGTATTATCTCGGCCTGCCCCTAAAGTTAATCGTTGGTATCTCTTTCGTCACTGTAGGGATCGTTCTGTATCGCAAGCCGAGTGACTCCACGGCAGGAAATACTAGTGTGCGCTCTCTACTTTGCCTTCTTAGCTTGTATCCTATCGTTGTTTTCTTAGTGCAGGTATCGCGCTGGCATAATGGGACTCAAGGGGTTGATTTCGCCATATTTTCTCAGGTGGTTCACAACTTTAGCTCAAAAAATGAACTGCAAACTTCATTAATTGATGGTCAGTGGCATCATTTTCTTACTCATCATTTCTCACCATATCTGTATGTCGTTGGCTTTATAGATAAGGTTTTTAACAATCCAGAGCTACTGCTGTTGGCACTGCACTCGTTAACAATTACTTCAATCGTCTCAATGATCTTCTTAATAGCGTTCAATCTTAGTAGGGACATTCGAGTAGCTGCACTACTCGCGACCCTCAGTATACTTCTGCCCGCGCCGCGTATAGGACTTCTCTGGGAGGTTCGTGATGAGATCTTCGCGCTCCCGTTTCTTTTAGCGGCCTTTCTGTTCTTCCTGCGAGGCGAGCATATGAGGGCTGTTATTTGTCTTGTGGCCACGATGTTCTTTAAAGAGACCCTACTAGTAGCATCTACAAGCTTCTGTATTATGGCTCTAGCGATCTCATACTTAAACGATGCTCCGAATCAACGGCGAACTAGGCTGCTTTATGGTGGGTGTTTCCTTTTTGGATGCGCTGGTTTTTTACTTTATACCAAGGTTCTTCCGGGCTGGCTTTTCTGGTCGACATTCAACCCGCTCTCAAGAGTTAGTACCATATCGCAACTTTTGGACCCGAACCTCCTACGCGCTAAGATCTGGTGGCTAACTACAATTATCGCTCCAATTACGCCGCTTCTACTCCTCGCTTTTGTCAAAGCACGTAGCAGTACGGTGCGAGACTACAGGGAATATCTAGTTCGACCGCTACTTTTCTTATTACCCGCTGCACCATTTGTTGGAATGATCCTGGTGTCAAACTCTGATGGTATGAGTAATCCATATAATTACTATTCTATCCTGCCTGCATTACTTATAACTGTTGGGATTTTTACAAGCTTGCGTACGGTATCTACCGAATTGAAGCTAGTGGCGCTGTTGTTTTGTTGTTTGATAGCAAGCTTTATCGGGCCTCGCATAAGGATCCCCAAAGAGATAAAAACAGCTTTGATGCAGGAGTCCCCGGTGCAGCGCTTGCGTCAGATAATCCCCCCTACTGCGGTAGTGCTGACAGGCGACTGGGATGCTGCACTCTTTATTCGACAGCGACAGGTGATGCGGCTCTATCACGCTAATAAAAACATAATGAGGTTCGATTTCATCGTGCTGCGAAAAACCAGCCCTTCAAATAGCTCTGTGATACGACTCTCTAAATACCTACTTGCCTGGTCAGAGCCTTGCTATGAGGATGAGGTTTGGCTGGTCCGTTGTGCATTTAACAGCGCAAAACCCAGGGCAAGGTAG
- the murC gene encoding UDP-N-acetylmuramate--L-alanine ligase, which produces MYNPRLHFHFIGIGGSGMSGLAEILLSSGFQVSGSDLKASEISRRLERLGAKVSIGHAAVHIPPTASLVVYSSAVTPSNPEMREAKRRKLPIVRRAEVLAELMRLKYGVGVAGSHGKTTTTSMCGAILEAAELDPTVIIGGQVKARDTGARLGKGEFLVAETDESDRSFLLLKPTVAIVTNIDNEHMNAYRSRQDLDDSFRRFVEAVPFYGLAILCIDDPVVRQIASECKRRVLTYGFSPEADLVGVNVTAGRAGMEFGVVYRGAHLGRFKLPMFGRHLVQNCLAAIGVGLEFGVSIEVIRSALAAFGGVQRRLEVVGVARGVTVMTDYGHHPTEIRATLRAVRECFGETLKRLVVIFQPHRYTRTKLCWQEYLTCFKDADLLLLTEIYAASEIPIEGISGELLSTAVEHTNVEFIPSLENLRQALLPRLEAGDLVICLGAGSIGAVPEGLLEALSGSQESLSDTKIAPSLVALGAELGSLGRED; this is translated from the coding sequence ATGTATAACCCCCGACTTCATTTTCATTTTATCGGTATTGGCGGCTCCGGCATGTCCGGACTAGCCGAGATCCTTCTTTCCTCAGGTTTTCAGGTCTCTGGGTCCGATCTTAAGGCCTCCGAGATCTCTCGACGCCTTGAGCGACTGGGGGCTAAGGTTTCAATCGGGCATGCCGCAGTGCATATTCCACCAACCGCATCGCTTGTGGTTTATTCATCGGCCGTAACGCCGAGTAACCCTGAGATGCGCGAAGCGAAGCGCAGAAAGTTGCCGATCGTACGTAGAGCTGAGGTGCTAGCCGAGCTGATGCGCCTAAAGTACGGCGTTGGAGTTGCCGGCTCGCACGGCAAGACAACAACGACCAGTATGTGCGGCGCTATCCTTGAGGCAGCCGAGCTCGACCCTACCGTTATTATCGGTGGTCAGGTCAAGGCGCGTGACACCGGCGCGCGGCTAGGTAAGGGGGAGTTCCTTGTTGCCGAGACCGACGAGAGCGACCGCAGCTTCCTTCTTCTTAAGCCGACCGTAGCGATAGTAACAAATATCGATAATGAGCATATGAACGCCTACCGCTCACGACAGGACCTCGATGATTCGTTCCGTCGTTTCGTTGAGGCGGTCCCCTTTTATGGCCTTGCTATCTTGTGTATCGACGATCCCGTAGTGCGGCAGATCGCCTCGGAGTGTAAGCGCCGAGTTCTCACCTACGGATTCTCTCCTGAGGCTGACCTGGTAGGCGTTAACGTGACAGCGGGTCGTGCAGGGATGGAGTTCGGGGTTGTTTATCGAGGGGCGCACCTTGGGCGTTTTAAGCTTCCGATGTTCGGTCGTCATCTTGTACAGAACTGCCTGGCAGCTATAGGGGTTGGTCTTGAGTTCGGAGTTTCAATCGAGGTAATTCGCAGCGCCTTAGCCGCCTTTGGTGGTGTGCAGCGACGTCTTGAGGTTGTGGGCGTGGCGCGCGGCGTTACCGTTATGACCGATTACGGACACCACCCGACCGAGATTCGAGCTACCCTGCGCGCCGTTAGGGAGTGTTTCGGCGAGACCCTTAAGCGCCTAGTGGTTATTTTTCAGCCGCACCGTTATACACGCACCAAGCTCTGTTGGCAGGAGTATCTGACCTGTTTTAAGGATGCAGATCTACTGCTTCTGACTGAGATATATGCCGCCAGCGAGATTCCAATTGAGGGAATATCGGGAGAGCTATTAAGTACTGCAGTAGAGCACACGAACGTCGAGTTTATTCCGTCACTTGAGAATCTTCGTCAAGCACTCCTGCCGAGACTTGAAGCTGGAGACCTAGTTATATGTCTAGGCGCTGGCTCAATTGGAGCAGTCCCCGAGGGGCTGTTGGAGGCCCTTAGTGGCTCCCAAGAAAGCCTATCAGACACCAAGATAGCGCCAAGTCTAGTTGCATTAGGGGCGGAGCTAGGCAGTTTAGGCAGAGAAGATTAA
- a CDS encoding FtsQ-type POTRA domain-containing protein gives MRLLYTSIIACSVLILHYIDNPARFQHGWLHGWMWTSTRTVELLENKEVRIEGLRVLSRTEIERALPFDKSVIWWHVNNTEIQGKIAENPWIAAARLDSCPGMWPSNWGCFLVSVTERSPKFIATVDNERWVISDEGAFIMPADGPLYGLTADTLMNLVAVDGIASRAHSPDLVRAQLALASRSIATIESSVARTADSLRFEGRGRLEGRGDFAVTFKGVPFPIVFTTATDSLVSLEEQAQRCAGLLTKLKDRFAEIERVDLAFTRVGVVKFRGDVVARGAP, from the coding sequence ATGCGGTTGCTCTACACCTCCATAATAGCTTGCAGCGTTCTTATTCTGCACTACATCGATAATCCTGCCAGGTTTCAGCATGGCTGGCTGCATGGCTGGATGTGGACGAGCACCAGAACCGTTGAGTTGCTCGAGAATAAGGAGGTACGGATTGAGGGGTTAAGGGTTCTTTCGCGCACTGAGATAGAGCGCGCGCTGCCCTTCGATAAGTCCGTTATCTGGTGGCACGTTAATAACACCGAAATTCAGGGTAAGATCGCCGAGAATCCCTGGATTGCAGCGGCGCGGCTTGATAGCTGCCCAGGGATGTGGCCCTCAAATTGGGGATGTTTCCTCGTTTCAGTCACGGAGAGATCCCCTAAGTTCATCGCAACGGTAGATAACGAGCGTTGGGTTATTAGTGATGAGGGTGCCTTTATTATGCCAGCCGATGGCCCGCTGTACGGACTTACCGCAGATACTTTAATGAACCTTGTGGCGGTAGATGGGATTGCTTCACGCGCTCATTCTCCGGACCTAGTGCGCGCGCAGTTAGCGTTGGCGTCACGTTCAATCGCTACAATTGAGAGTTCTGTAGCTAGAACGGCAGATTCCTTACGCTTTGAGGGGCGGGGGCGACTGGAGGGACGGGGAGATTTCGCCGTAACGTTTAAGGGGGTGCCTTTTCCTATAGTATTTACTACCGCAACTGATTCGTTGGTTTCGCTTGAGGAACAGGCACAGCGGTGCGCCGGGTTATTAACTAAGCTTAAAGATCGTTTCGCTGAGATTGAGCGTGTTGACCTGGCGTTTACCAGGGTAGGGGTAGTTAAGTTCCGAGGAGATGTGGTCGCCCGTGGCGCTCCCTAA